The genomic DNA TGAGCACGAGGTGCCGGGCGCCCTGCTCCACCATCCATCGCGCCACCTGGAGGCCGAGACCGCCCAGGCCGCCGGTGATCAGGTAGGCCCCGTCCGGACGCAACCGCGAGGCGGCGGACCGCGCGTCCGAACCCGCGTACCGGGCGAGCCGGGCGACGTAGCGCTGCCCCTGCCTGTAGGCGACCTGCTCCCCTCGCGGCACGTGCAGCAGCTCCGCGATCAGCGAGGCGTCCTCCGTGGAGGGCGCGCGGGAATCCAGGTCCACGAGCGCGGGGGAGAACTCCGGGTGTTCGAGCGCGAGGGTGCGTCCGAGTCCCCACAGCGCGGACTGCGCCAGCGCGGGAGGCGTGGGCTCCTGACCCGTGCGCTGGGTACCACGCGTCACCAGGAACATCCGGGGGAGCACCGGGAACTCGCCCCTGACGAGGGCCTGGGTGAGGTGGAGCACGCTCTCGCAACCGAGGCGCTGGGCCTCCCGCAGCGAGGCCAGCGTCACCGGCGCGTCCGGCTCCAGGCCCCACAGGTGGACGATGCCGCGGCAGGGCGGCGTGCCCGGCGCGGAGGCGTCCCGAAGCAGGCGCGAGAAGTCCTCCATCCGCGAGGGATCGAGCGTGAACGTCTGGCCGTCATGCGCCGCATAGGCGGCTCCCGGACGGGCCACCACGCACCGCACGCCCCTGCCCCGGAGGGAGCGCACGAGCGCGTCCCCGGTTCCCGTCGCATCGGCGAGCACCAGCCAGGTGCCCTCGAGGACGGCCTCCGTCCCGGCGTCGTGCGGCTGCGCTTCCCAACGCACCTCGTGGGTCCACTGAGAACCCGAGCGCAGGAGCCGCTGGAGCGCCGAGTTCCCCACCCGCTGGAACCGGAGCCCTTCCACCACGGCGCACACCACGCCCGACGCATCGAGCAGACGCACGTCCGCCGTCAACACGCCCTCGGCCGAGGGATCACGGGGCCGCATCGAGACATGGCTCCAGCACGCCGCGCCCGCGGCACGCCAGAACTGGAGCCGCTTGAAGCCCACGGGCAGGTAGAGCGTGTCCTCGGGCGCCTTCGTTCCGTCTCCGAGCAACGTGGCGCCACACACCTGGAGACAGGCATCCAGCAGGGCGGGATGCAGCGGGAAGTGCGCCGACTCCGAGGCCAACGCCTCGGGCAGTTGGACCCATCCGAGCGCTTCCCCGCTCCCCAGGTGGATGCGCTCGATGCCCTGGAAGCCCGGCCCATAGTGGATGCCGAGGGACTGGAAGTGCGCACGGAGCGTCGCCGCCGGCACGTCCCGGGCACAACGAGAGCGCAGCGCGTCCGGCGACACCGGCTCGGGAGCGGGCGCGCCACGAGGAGCCACCCGGAGGGTGCCCGTCGCATGCAGCACCCAGGGCTCATTCGAGGACTCCGCCAGGTCGGCGCGAGCGCTGAAGAGCTGGAAGGACCGCGTGTCATCCCCTCGGGGCGAGAGGACGAGCTGGAGCGTGTGCTCCGCGTCGTCGCGCAACACGAGCACTTCCTGGATGAGCACGTCCTCCAGCGCGTGTGCGCCTTCGCCCAGGAGCTCACGCGCCGCGGCGCGCACCACCTCCATATAGACGGTCGAGGGCAGCACGGTCGCGCCGTGCACCTGGTGATCGGCGAGGAACGGGAACAGGCCCGTGCTCACCGTGCACTCGAACACCGTCTCCTTGAGGGCGGGAGACGAAATCCTCCGGCCCAACAGGCGAGGCGTCCGGGAGCCCGAGAGCGCACCGTGTGCGTGTCCCCGCCGGCGATCGATCCAGTGCCGCTCACGCTGGAAGGGATAGGTGGGCAGGGAGGTACGGCGCCGCGCCCCTCCGGCGCTCACGCTCGCCCAGTCCACTTCCACGCCCCGCGCGTACAGCTTCGCCAGGCCGCCCAGCATCTGCTTCCAGTCCCCCACTCCCGGCTTGAGCGTCCCCACCCACTCCCCTTCCTCCCCCAGGTACTTGCGCCCCACCGCCACCAGCGTCGGCTTGGGCCCCACCTCCACGAATACCCTCTGGCCCCTCTCGTACAGCCCCTTGAGCCCTTCCCAGTACTTCACCGGCTCCCTCACCTGCTTCTTCCAGTACTCCCCCTGGCTGACCTCTTCCCCCTTCACCGGCCTCCCACTCACGTTCCCCACCAGCTCCACGCTCGGCCTCCCCCACTTCACCTTCCCCAACACCTTCCCGTACTCCTCCAGCATCGGCTCCATCAGCGGCGAGTGGAACGCGTGCGTCGTCTTCAACTCCCGGCTCTCCACCCCCTCCTTCCTCAGCTCCTCCACCACCCCTTCCACTTCCTTCTCCCCTCCCGCCACCACCGTCTCCCGGGGGCCATTCACCGCCGCCACCGACACCCGGCTCTCCTTCCCCTTGAGCGCCTGGCGCACCTTCCCCTCCTCCGCCATCACCACCACCATCTTCCCCTTCTCCCCCAAACCCTCCATCAGCTGGCCTCTCTTCGCCACCAGCTCCAGCCCCTCCTCCAGGCTCATCACCTCCGCCACGCACGCCGCCACGTACTCGCCCAGGCTGTGTCCCAGCACCGCCCCCGGCTTCACTCCCCACCCCATCCACACCTTCGCCAGCGCGTACTCCACCGCGAACAGCGCCGGCTGCGCCACGCTCGCCTTACTCAGCAGTGCTCCCTTGCCTCCGTAGAGCACTTCCACCAGCGACTCCCCCATCAGCGGCCGCAGCACCTCGTCGCACCGCTTCATGGTTTCGCGGAACACCGGCTCCGTCTCGTACAGCTCCTGGCCCATTCCCTCCGCCTGCGAGCCCTGGCCCGTGAACAGGAACACCACTTCCTGCACCCTTCCCGCCTCCCGGCTCACCGCTCCCTGCTCCGGCGCCTCTCCCTTCGCCAGCGCCTCCACCTGCTCGCGCAGCTGCTGCACGCTCTCGGCCACCACCGCCGCCCGGTGCGCGAAGTGCGCCCGGCCCGCGTTCGCCGTGAAGCACACCTCCTCCAGCTTCGCTTCCGGGTGCGCCTCCAGGTGCCTCACGTACCGATCCGCCAGCGCTCGCAAGCCCCGCTCGTTGCGCGCCGACAGGGTCAGCAGCCCCGCCGACCGGACCCGGGCATCCCGCGCGGGCACGGCTTCCGGCGCCTCTTCCAGCACCACGTGCGCGTTGGTTCCACCAATGCCGAACGAGCTCACGCCCGCCCGGCGAGGCGTCGCGCCCGCCCGCCACTCCGTGAGCTGGGTGTTCACGTAGAAGGGGCTGCGCGTCTGCTCGAAGAAGGGGTTGGGCTTCTTGCAATGCAGGCTCGGCGGCACGCGCCGGTGCTGCAGGCTCAGGACCGTCTTGATGAGGCCCGCGATGCCCGCGGCCGCCTCCAGGTGACCGATGTTCGTCTTCACCGAGCCAATCGGGCACACCCCGACCGCGTCGGTGCTCGCGCCGAAGACCTGCTGGAGCGCGGACAGCTCGATCTGATCCCCCAGCGGCGTCCCGGTGCCGTGGGTCTCGATGTAGCCCAGGGACGACGGCTCCACGTTCGCGGCGGCGAGGGCCGCGGTGATGACCGCCGCCTGCCCTTCCTGGCTGGGCGCCGTGTAACCAATCTTCAAGGCGCCATCGTTGTTGACCGCCGAGCCCCGGATGATCGCCCGGATGTGGTCTCCCGCGGCGAGCGCGTCATCCAGCCGCTTGAGCACGACCACGCCCGCGCCATTGCCGAAGATGGTGCCCTGGGCGTCCGCGTCGAAGGCGCGGCAGTGCCCATCGGGCGACATGATGCCGCCCTGCTCGTAGAGGTAGCCGGACCTGTGCGGCACCCGGACGGCCACGCCGCCCGCGAGCGCCATCTCACACTCGCCATTGAGCAGCGCCTGGCTCGCCAGGTGGATGGCCACGAGCGACGTGGAGCACGCCGTCTGGACGCTCAGGCTGGGGCCCTTGAGTCCAAGCCGGTAGGACAGATGCGTGGCCAGGTAGTCCTTGTCGTTGCCGATCAAGGTCTGGAGGTCGCGCACGGCCCCCTCACGGCCCAGCGAGGTCGGGTCCATCTGGAAGAGCAGGTAGTTGCTGATGATGGAGCCCGCGTACACGCCCACGCGTCCATCCAGCTTGCGCGGGTTGTAGCCCGCGTCCTCGATAGCCTCCCAGACGCACTCGAAGAAGACGCGGTGCTGGGGATCCATGAGCCGCGCCTGCTTCGGCATGAGGCCGAAGTGCTCGGCGTCGAAGGACTCGATGTCCTCGAGGACCGCTCCCGCGCGGACGTAGTTGGGATCGCGCAGCAGCGAGGGCTCCAGCACCTCGCGCCGCACCTCGTCCTCCGAGAAGAAGGAGATCGACTCGACGCCCTCGGACAGGTTGCGCCAGAACTCCTCGAGGTTGCGCGCCCCGGGGAAGCGGCCCGACATGCCGACGATGGCGATGGGCTGCTGCCTGCTGGAGGACTCGCGCCTGGGCACGCTCACGACGGGCGCGGGCACCGGGACAGGCACTGGCGCGGGGATGACGGCCTGCTTCGCGACGGGAGCAGGAGCCTCCTTCGGCGCCGGAGCTGGAGCCGGAGCAGGCGGAGGTGGCGGCGCGGACGCCGGGGCCTTCTTCGCCGCGAGCTGTTCGCCGACGTACTCCGCCAGGGAGCGGACGGTGGTGTAGCGGAACATCTGCGCGATGGGGAACTCCACCTGAAGCCGCTCGCGCAGCTTGCGGTGGATCTGCACGACGTGGACCGACGTGCCACCCAGGTCGAAGAAGTTGAGGTGGACATCCACCTCCTTGAGTTGGAGCACTTCGCCCACGATGGCGGAGAGCGTCTGCTCCGTGCTCCCCTGGGGCGCGCTCCCCGAGGAGGCCTTCGTCGTCTCCGGCAGCTCGGCCGCGGGGGCGCGCAAGGCACCGCGATCCACCTTGCCGTTGGCCGTGAGCGGCAGGGCCTCCATCACGACGAAGCTGGAGGGCACCATGTACGCGGGCAGCTTCGCCGCTAGGTGCCGCCGCAGCTCATCGGAGAGCGAGGCGGAGGGCGCGGCCCGCTGGGCCTTGGGCTTCGCCAGGCTCGCCGAGGGATCCACGCCGCCGCCCAGGAAGCTGTGCAAGAGCACGTGCTGCTCGTCCAGGAGGAACGCCTGGCGCAGCGGCTCGAAGTTCAGGCCACCCACGGGGCACAGTCCCAGCTGGCTCTCCGGCGCCGAGCTCATCAGGAGCTGGGCCATGTAGCCGGCCTCGAGCATGCAGAAGTCCCGCGCGTACTCGCCATAGAGCGGCGTGATCGCGCTCATCTGCGCGACGAGGAAGAGCGAGAAACCACAGGCGTCGAAGATGGAGCGGTTGCCCGCGACGTACAGGCCCCGATCCAGGGTCACGTCCGGCGTGAGCAGGACGAGTTCGTGACGCTTCGGGTGGTAGTAGTACGTGCCCCCCACCAGACCCTCGACCGCGCCCGGCTTGAGGTGCAGATAGGCCTGCACCGGATAGAGCCCGCCCACCGAGGGGTAGCGGTACTTGGGCTGCAGGAAGTCGTCGAGCGACAGCTGCATGAGGCAGCCCAACATGTCGCCCAGGCGCGACACGGTCAGGGGCTCGGACAGGAAGGTCCGGTGGCTGCGCCGATCCGTGTACTTGCGGCGCAGGGACTCGTCCGCCTCTGGACGCCGCAGCGCGAGGGCCTGGTGCTGGTTCGCATCCGCCCGCAGGCCCGGCTCCTTGAGCTTGAACTCCAGGCGGGCCACCGGATCCGTGATGACGTCCTGGGGCGGCCTCGGGCCATTGTCCTCCAGGAGCGAGTCCTCCGAGGACGGCGCCGCGACGAGGTTGGGCGCGAGCTGATCCGGGACGACATAGGCGACGAGGCGCCGGATTCCCCCGGGCTTGCCCACGGCGTTGACCACCGCGGCGCGCACGCCCGGGTGCGAATCGAGCGCGGCCTCGATCTCGCCCAGCTCGATGCGATAGCCCTGGATCTTCACCTGGAAGTCCTCGCGGCCGAGGAATTCGATGTCGCCGCCCGGCAGGAAGCGGCCCAGGTCGCCCGTCGCGTACAGGCGCTCACCCGTGCGCGGGTGCGTGATGAAGCGCTCGGCGGTGCGGGCCGGATCCCGGTAGTAGCCCAGCGACAGGCCAATGCCCCCGATGTAGAGCTGGCCGGTGATCCAGTCCGGACAGGACTCCAGCGAGGCATCCAGCACGTAGAAGCGCTGGTTCACCATGGGCCGGCCGTAGGGGATGCTCCGCCAGGTGGGGTCCACCTCGCCAATCCGGTAGAGGATGGACCAGATGGACGCCTCGGTGGCTCCACCCAGGCTCACCACCTCGACGTCGCGCGACCGGGCGCGGAGCCGATCGGGCAGCGACACGGGAATCCAATCCCCGCTCATGAGGACGAGCCGCAGCGAGTCGGGCAGACGCTGGCCCATGCCCTCCGCGTACTCGACGCACATGTCCATCAGCGCCGGAACGGAGTTCCACAAAGTCACGCCCCGCTGCTCCAGCAGGGACAACCACCGGCTCGGGTCTCGCGACGTCCCGGGCTCCGGCATCACGATGGCGGCACCCGCGGCGAGCATTCCGAAGAGGTCGTAGACGGACAGATCGAAGCTGAGCGACGAGAGCGCGAGCACCCGATCCCGGGGCTCCACCGCGAAGCGCTCGTTCATGTCGAGCACGGTGTTGACCGCGCCCCGATGGTCGATCATCACGCCCTTGGGCCGTCCCGTCGAGCCCGAGGTGTAGATGACGTAGGCGAGGCTGTTGTCGCTCCGGGGAGCCGGCGCGACCCACGACGGGCCCAGCGCGTCGTCGAGGTCCACCGCGAGCCGCGTGGGGCCCTGGGGCCAGCTCAACGAGGCGTCCAGGTGCGATTGCGTGAGGACGAGCTCGACCTGGCCTTCCTGGATCAGATCCTGGAGGCGCTCGGACGGCAGGGCGGGATCCAACGGCAGGTAGGCCGCTCCCGCGCGGAGGATGGCGATCGCCGCGATCACCTGCTCCATCCCCTTCTCGGCGACAATGGCCACGAGGCGGCCGGGCGAGGCGCCTCGCGAGAGGAGCCACGCGGCGATGCGGGACGAGCGGCGCTCCAGCTCCGCGTACGTGAGGGTCTGATCCCGGAAGAAGACGGCGGGGGCCTCGGGCCGCGCGGCCGCCTGCCGCAGGAACAATGCCTCGAGCCGCTCCGAGGAAACAGGCCGCTCGGTGGCGTTGAACGCATCCCGGCGCGCCTGCTGCGCGGGCAGCAGCGGCTGCCGGGCGGGCGCGTGCCAGGCCGAGGCATCCTCGGAGAGCCGGCGCAGCAGCAGTTGATAGGAGTCGAAGATCGAGTCGAGCAGCCCGGGGGGGAAGAGGCCCTCGACGTAGTCCCAGCTGAAGTACAGCTCGTCGTTGAGCTCGAAGACCTGGTAGTCGAGCCACACCTGGGGGGTCTGGGTGATGAGCTCGGCGATGCGCACCCCCTCGGGGACCCGCAGCGAGCGCCCCGTGCCCGAGACGAGACTCGTGAACACGTAGGGCATGGGGGAGTGGGCGTCCCAGCGTCCCGTCCGGGCCGCTTCGCGCAGCACCTGGACGCTCGACACGGACAGGTGCTCCAGATCCTCGAAGAACTGACCCTGCACCCGCCGCGCCCGCTCGGCGAAGGACTCCCGCCGCGAGCAGTCCACCTCCAGCAGGATGCCCGAGGTGAAGTCTCCGATGATCCGCTCCACGTCCTCGATCACCGGCAAGCGGTTGAAGAGGGTCAGGTTGAGCGTCAGCCGATCATTCCGCCCGTGCTCGCGAAGCACCTCGCCATAGGCGGCGCACAGGGCCATGGACGGCGTCACGTCGGCGGCCTTGGCGTTCTCCAGGAAAGCGCGCCAGGCGGCGCGATCCAACCCGGACTTGCGGCGCACGAAGCGGCGGGTGCCGTTGATCTCGTTCTCACCCGCGAGCGGCAGCTCGGGGGGCCCGGCCATGGTCCGCACGCGCTCGCGCCAGTAGCCAAGGGAGGCCTGATAGGCCTTGGAGTCCGCGGCCCGGCGCTTCTCGGCGGCCAGGCAGTAGTCGCGGAAGGTGCTGCGCGAGACGGGCAGGCGCGCCTCGGGATCCCGGTAGAGCGTGGCGCACTGCTCGATGAGGAGCTGGAAGCTGAACGCATCCGCCACCAGCAGATCCAGGCTGATGTGCAGATGCACCTGGCCGTTGGGCATCCGGGTCGCGCGGATGTCGAACAGGGGGAAGCGATCCGCGGGGAGCACCTGATGGGACAGCTCGCCACGGACCCGCTGCAGATGGGCCTCGGCCTCCTCGGACGTGGCGCCCAGCAGATCATGCAGGGCGATGGTGAAGGGCGGCACCGACTCGAGCACCACCTGCTGCCCGGAGGCGAGCACCACCATGCGCAGCATGTCGTGGTGATCGATGAGCCGGCGCAGGGCCTGCTCGAGCCGCATGAGATCCAACACGTCGAAGGCGAGCTCGAAGTAGCAGTGCGCCGAGACGACGCCCATGTCGAAGGCGCCCTGCCGGCCCACCCAGTACGCGTTCTGGATGTCGGTGAGCGCGAAGGGCTCGAAGCGCCCGGGGCTCACGGGCACGACATCCACCGCCGCCGCCGGAGTGGCGGCCTGACTCGCGGCGCGCAGATGCTCGATGAGCTGCGCCTTGCGCTCCTTCAGACCCGCGCGGATCTCCTCGGTGAGGTGGCCAGGGGGAGCACGGAAGCGCAGCGCATCCCCCTCCACCCACAGATCGATGCCCTTGCGCTGCAACTCGATGATGAACTCAGCAGTCGTCACAGCGAGCCCTCCTCCCACTCCAGACCACCGCCCACGAGCGCATGGAGGAGCGTGTGCTCCTCCTCCCACTGGAACACCCCGCGCAGCTCCTCCGCGCGCGGCGCCTCGACCTGGCACAACCCCAGATCGAGGTCGGAAGCCCGCATCTCCAGCAACTGCGCCATCAATCCCGCCTCGAGCAGGGCGTAGTCCCGCCACTTCTCCCCATGGATGGGCGCGAGCACACGGCGATCACAGACGAAGAAGAACGAGAAGGCCGCGCTCGCGGCGAGGGCGCGGTTGCCCTTTGCGTGCAGCATGAGATCCAGCGCGCCGGTGTCCGACAACCGCACGAGCGCGTGACGCACGGGATCATGGCAATACGTGCCACCGTCCAGTCCCCGCACCCGGCCCGACGCCACGTGCAGGTAGAGCCGCACGCCATAGGCGCCCGCCGCCGAGCCGTACTGGTACTTGCGCTTGCCGTCGAGCTCCAGGGGCCGCAGGTTCGACACCAGCCGGCCCAGCGTCTTCGCGTCGACCGGCTGCGAGGAGAAGGTCCGATGGCTCGTGCGCTTGAGGTGGCGGCGGCGCAACTCCTCGTCCTCCCCCAACGCTTCCAGGGGCAGCGTGATCTGGGGCGCCGGACTCGCCACGGCGCTGGCCGTCGCGGGCGCGGCCTCCTTCGGCGCTTCCGCCGGTTGCCGCGCGAGGTAGTAGGCCGCGATCTCCCCGGCGTTGCGCAGCATGAGGAACTCGGCGAGCTTGGGCCGGCTGCCCAGGTGCTGCTCGAGCAGCGACGCGAGCTTGATCAACTCCACCGAGGAGGCACCCAGCTGACGCAGGTTGTCCTGGGGATCGACCTCCGGACGCCGGAGGACCTCGGCGACGAGGTGCGTCACCTTCACGAGCAGTTCCCCTCCCTGGCCGGGAGCGAGCGCCGTGGAGCGGGAAACCGGAGCGGCGGGCTCGGGAAGCGCCTTGCGATCCACCTTGCCGTTGCTCGACAGGGGCAGCCGCTCCAGGTGAACGAAGATGCCGGGCACCATGTACTGGGGCAGCGTCGCACCCAGGAAGGACTGGAGCGATTCAGCCGAAGGCACGGCTTGACCTTCCGCCACCACCACATACGCCACCAGCCTGCGGGCGGA from Melittangium boletus DSM 14713 includes the following:
- a CDS encoding hybrid non-ribosomal peptide synthetase/type I polyketide synthase, with the translated sequence MTTAEFIIELQRKGIDLWVEGDALRFRAPPGHLTEEIRAGLKERKAQLIEHLRAASQAATPAAAVDVVPVSPGRFEPFALTDIQNAYWVGRQGAFDMGVVSAHCYFELAFDVLDLMRLEQALRRLIDHHDMLRMVVLASGQQVVLESVPPFTIALHDLLGATSEEAEAHLQRVRGELSHQVLPADRFPLFDIRATRMPNGQVHLHISLDLLVADAFSFQLLIEQCATLYRDPEARLPVSRSTFRDYCLAAEKRRAADSKAYQASLGYWRERVRTMAGPPELPLAGENEINGTRRFVRRKSGLDRAAWRAFLENAKAADVTPSMALCAAYGEVLREHGRNDRLTLNLTLFNRLPVIEDVERIIGDFTSGILLEVDCSRRESFAERARRVQGQFFEDLEHLSVSSVQVLREAARTGRWDAHSPMPYVFTSLVSGTGRSLRVPEGVRIAELITQTPQVWLDYQVFELNDELYFSWDYVEGLFPPGLLDSIFDSYQLLLRRLSEDASAWHAPARQPLLPAQQARRDAFNATERPVSSERLEALFLRQAAARPEAPAVFFRDQTLTYAELERRSSRIAAWLLSRGASPGRLVAIVAEKGMEQVIAAIAILRAGAAYLPLDPALPSERLQDLIQEGQVELVLTQSHLDASLSWPQGPTRLAVDLDDALGPSWVAPAPRSDNSLAYVIYTSGSTGRPKGVMIDHRGAVNTVLDMNERFAVEPRDRVLALSSLSFDLSVYDLFGMLAAGAAIVMPEPGTSRDPSRWLSLLEQRGVTLWNSVPALMDMCVEYAEGMGQRLPDSLRLVLMSGDWIPVSLPDRLRARSRDVEVVSLGGATEASIWSILYRIGEVDPTWRSIPYGRPMVNQRFYVLDASLESCPDWITGQLYIGGIGLSLGYYRDPARTAERFITHPRTGERLYATGDLGRFLPGGDIEFLGREDFQVKIQGYRIELGEIEAALDSHPGVRAAVVNAVGKPGGIRRLVAYVVPDQLAPNLVAAPSSEDSLLEDNGPRPPQDVITDPVARLEFKLKEPGLRADANQHQALALRRPEADESLRRKYTDRRSHRTFLSEPLTVSRLGDMLGCLMQLSLDDFLQPKYRYPSVGGLYPVQAYLHLKPGAVEGLVGGTYYYHPKRHELVLLTPDVTLDRGLYVAGNRSIFDACGFSLFLVAQMSAITPLYGEYARDFCMLEAGYMAQLLMSSAPESQLGLCPVGGLNFEPLRQAFLLDEQHVLLHSFLGGGVDPSASLAKPKAQRAAPSASLSDELRRHLAAKLPAYMVPSSFVVMEALPLTANGKVDRGALRAPAAELPETTKASSGSAPQGSTEQTLSAIVGEVLQLKEVDVHLNFFDLGGTSVHVVQIHRKLRERLQVEFPIAQMFRYTTVRSLAEYVGEQLAAKKAPASAPPPPPAPAPAPAPKEAPAPVAKQAVIPAPVPVPVPAPVVSVPRRESSSRQQPIAIVGMSGRFPGARNLEEFWRNLSEGVESISFFSEDEVRREVLEPSLLRDPNYVRAGAVLEDIESFDAEHFGLMPKQARLMDPQHRVFFECVWEAIEDAGYNPRKLDGRVGVYAGSIISNYLLFQMDPTSLGREGAVRDLQTLIGNDKDYLATHLSYRLGLKGPSLSVQTACSTSLVAIHLASQALLNGECEMALAGGVAVRVPHRSGYLYEQGGIMSPDGHCRAFDADAQGTIFGNGAGVVVLKRLDDALAAGDHIRAIIRGSAVNNDGALKIGYTAPSQEGQAAVITAALAAANVEPSSLGYIETHGTGTPLGDQIELSALQQVFGASTDAVGVCPIGSVKTNIGHLEAAAGIAGLIKTVLSLQHRRVPPSLHCKKPNPFFEQTRSPFYVNTQLTEWRAGATPRRAGVSSFGIGGTNAHVVLEEAPEAVPARDARVRSAGLLTLSARNERGLRALADRYVRHLEAHPEAKLEEVCFTANAGRAHFAHRAAVVAESVQQLREQVEALAKGEAPEQGAVSREAGRVQEVVFLFTGQGSQAEGMGQELYETEPVFRETMKRCDEVLRPLMGESLVEVLYGGKGALLSKASVAQPALFAVEYALAKVWMGWGVKPGAVLGHSLGEYVAACVAEVMSLEEGLELVAKRGQLMEGLGEKGKMVVVMAEEGKVRQALKGKESRVSVAAVNGPRETVVAGGEKEVEGVVEELRKEGVESRELKTTHAFHSPLMEPMLEEYGKVLGKVKWGRPSVELVGNVSGRPVKGEEVSQGEYWKKQVREPVKYWEGLKGLYERGQRVFVEVGPKPTLVAVGRKYLGEEGEWVGTLKPGVGDWKQMLGGLAKLYARGVEVDWASVSAGGARRRTSLPTYPFQRERHWIDRRRGHAHGALSGSRTPRLLGRRISSPALKETVFECTVSTGLFPFLADHQVHGATVLPSTVYMEVVRAAARELLGEGAHALEDVLIQEVLVLRDDAEHTLQLVLSPRGDDTRSFQLFSARADLAESSNEPWVLHATGTLRVAPRGAPAPEPVSPDALRSRCARDVPAATLRAHFQSLGIHYGPGFQGIERIHLGSGEALGWVQLPEALASESAHFPLHPALLDACLQVCGATLLGDGTKAPEDTLYLPVGFKRLQFWRAAGAACWSHVSMRPRDPSAEGVLTADVRLLDASGVVCAVVEGLRFQRVGNSALQRLLRSGSQWTHEVRWEAQPHDAGTEAVLEGTWLVLADATGTGDALVRSLRGRGVRCVVARPGAAYAAHDGQTFTLDPSRMEDFSRLLRDASAPGTPPCRGIVHLWGLEPDAPVTLASLREAQRLGCESVLHLTQALVRGEFPVLPRMFLVTRGTQRTGQEPTPPALAQSALWGLGRTLALEHPEFSPALVDLDSRAPSTEDASLIAELLHVPRGEQVAYRQGQRYVARLARYAGSDARSAASRLRPDGAYLITGGLGGLGLQVARWMVEQGARHLVLMGRKEPGEAAKESLRALRQAGAEVTLASGDVSQPGDVARVLASLAQTKTALRGVMHLAGVVDDGTLLHQNASRFERVLAPKQAGGWNLHEQTRGMDLDLFVLFSSSASLLGAAGQGNYAAANAFLDALAHHRRALGLKAVSINWGAWSGHGMAAAFASPEQQRGSEWIDPERGLEALGQAMEEGPAAVAVLPVDWNQYVQRFASSANFLRKLIEPGRVGTPGSREATLVDRLKGLPRGRQQEVLLDHVHQQVHQVLGVSLSKALAGNDRLFDAGMDSLMAIELRGRFQSSLGVERTLAATLVFDHPTIDALTHHLATEILGLEPLAPSSPGHVPDKAEAEGPSLENLEQLPQDELGALLDQKLADLEKLVGDA